The genomic segment GAGAAAAATGTGGAGATGAAGGGCTCCAGTGTCAGCGGCGAAATGCAGCTGCGGGCTAAGCGGCACTTCTTGCCTCCTGCCCCGGCCATGGAGTCCGTCTGCAGTCGGCAGTACAACTCCACCATCACCGGACTGTGGAGAAAGTGCCACCGAGAGGGATTTGACTTGGAGACAGAGGATTTGATCTTTAAAGGTTTGATTTTGTGGATCATATTTTGTGctataatgtgtttgttttggatatttgtgttgttgtgtgtgtgaggcgcTATCAGTAAATACTTTGTGCACGAATGCGTTATCCAGCGTGCTGATGCTGCGCACAGACCCCCGAGGCCTACCCAGTAGGCTGTAGATCCGAGTTCAGTTACAATGCAATCGACGTGCTGTGTTATTTGCCAGCACTACACATAAGCTGTAGTAACAGAAGCCTCGAGATGCGTACAGTAAGCTACTCCACAATCAATAGTGTGGGTGGatgggtgggtggtggtggagggggggtTGGGTGCTTTTTTTGCGATGGGGGGGCGGCAGAAGAGAGCCTTGTGATATCCTCTTCATCTCATCTCAGTGCTTATGTGACATCctctttgtgttgtttacatCCACAGGATTGGTTCCGCGCTGCACACAGATAAAATACTACTACTCATCATCAGCGCTGCCCAGAAATCTGCCAATCAATCTGACGAAGACAATAAGGCAGGATGAGTGGCACGCGCTCCGTGAGTTCTTAAAATGCCCTTTCATAATCGGATGAATTAATGTAGAGGAACTTGGCATCGCCCCAACAAACACTGTCACTTCTCTTGTGCGCTTTGCAGACCTCCAGAGGATGACTGCCAGTTTCGTAGGCATGGCCATATCCATCATTCTGTTCGGCTGGATCATAGGCGTGCTGGGCTGCTGTAAGGAGCATGATCTGATGCAGTATGTCGCTGGACTTCTCTTCCTCATGGGAGGTAAGATGTACTTTACTCTGAATCACCACAGAGGGGCAGTGCTGTCTTTGTTAATGACAGGTGGTGAAATAAGGCATCAGAGGGGATGAAAATTGGTTGCTGTCGTGTTTgacttgattttgtttttcttcctctctggcAGGGACATGCTGCATAATCTCCCTTTGTACATGTGTGGCTGGGATCAACTTTGAACTGTCCCGCTATCCTCGCTACATGTTTGGAATACCAGAGGACATCAGTCACGGTTATGGTTGGTCCATGTTCTGTGCGTGGGGTGGACTGGGCCTTACGTTGCTGGCTGGTTTCCTGTGTACACTCGCTCCGTCCCTCTACCCTCCACACACCCCTGTGGTGCACAAGCCCAGGCAGGAGAACGGCTGCGTGTGACAGGCCGCCGCACACCTGACAGACACCTGTCTCATCCGGAAACAGTGACGAGCCCTGTTCCAGAGACAGTTTTACCCAGGGACTCGAGCAGAGAGAGCCTCCACACAGCTTggcacagacaaaacacaggacACAGGGCTCTCGCtcacatgaaaatgaaaaagaggtGACATTTGACTGAAGACGATTTCAGTTCCTCTGgtgctttttttctgtccctctTTATGAACAAACTGTTCAGTGTTATTGCTTGCTCTTCAAGAGGAGAATAGttatacacattttcttcctGTAAAATCTGCTagtttaagaagaaaaaaagaaacactggcAGAAGATCAATAGCACAACtttaaaatctgtgttgaaGATCAAACTATGGATGTGTACCGTCGCATTTCAAAGGGCAACTGTGTATGATTATGTACCCATTCAAAAGAAGATATGTACATGTATTATATGTATGCAgatgcatttgtgtttattcaagGAAAAATATGAGCATTAAGACCAAACTGTGGTTGAGGGAAATGTTTTGCTGTTCTTGAGGTCTCACCCCCATCAACATATTTTcgaaaaataaaacagccatgcaaaacgttttttttttgcctctgtaACACACTGAACAGATATCATATAAACGTTGCTGTTGCGTCTTTTCTCTTGCATTATGGCATGAGCTCCCTGGTATGTCAGCAGGCAGAGAGGCTAAAACCTTTACAgcattatttttaaaacagcagctgtttatatttctgttaGTGCTACAAGCAGTCTGTTTTATTCAACCACTTCTGAACACTTAAATGTGCAAATGCCAGTGACCAGAACTTGAGTCAGTGaccaaaaactgacaaaaataaagctatctaaataaaataaaacagaaaaagtgaaGTAATTGTCTGCTGTGcattacagtgaaataaaacttCCTTTAATAAACATCAATGagccataaaaaacaaatgaaatccaGATAACTATAACAAAAGCTCTCTGATCGCATACTTTATTCTGACAGCAGCACAAGTTTGTACTTGTATTATGACTGATTACtattaaaaggtttttttttctattgacAACATGCATACCAGCCACTGTGAGCTGTAATTACTTTCCCACAACTTTCATGAGAAATTAAATCTTTCTGACATCTAATTCTAAATCTGGCTCCACTCATTTCTTGAGGTTTCTCTGCTCCTTAGCATCTCCTCTTTATTATTGTATTGCTCAAAttgtatttatcattttcagAGTTATCATGTGTAGCTGCAGCCATGACAGAAATCCCTGTTATTGGTTAAAATCATATTGGCCACTGGAGACTGTTTTCTTTAGTAATTCATGATATAATAAATGATGCTGTATATTCTAAATGGAGAAGAAAAATCTGCACTTTCTGACAAGCTGATAGAtgaactgttttaaaatgaaacaattataTTCTTTTAGCATAATGCAGCAGTAATCCACTCTTGCTTACTGATCATGAATGACTTGTACAAactgcagaggaggaagaagtcATTAATACCACCCTGTAATAATCcattaaaattagatttatttaattttatattcaaaCAAAAGTGAGTATCTGCATTAAAATTTGTTTACATATCAAAACTCATTGTAAAGAATGATTCCTTCTGCAGTGTTACATTGTTGTTGCATTGCACTGAACTCTCCCTGGTAACAATGACACAGAATAGCTGCACGTGTGTTTAATGAGTAGAAATTTCTAAATGTCCTATATGTGCCCAAGCCATTAGAGAGTAATTTAATATTGTAGGTGGTCTAATTACTCCACATACTCCTGTCTAGTTTCAAGTCTAACAGTACATTCAGTTTTAGGAGCTCAGTCAATCTTTTGCATGTAAAAACTCACTCTGCAAAGTCACTACTAACTGCTAACACTAAGTTCATATTTACCCCTGAAATGTACATAAGTAAAGAGGGCCAGTGCTTCAAAAGTGAACATGAATGCAATGTCTGAGCCTCTctctggaaagtaactaagtacatttacttaagtattatacttaagtacagattCAAGGTACTTGAGTaattccattttctgctactttatacttctaatcCACTAACCTTTGTTACTCTTTACCAATTCAAATTCTGAATACAAAATATGataaactaataaatgatgatgcattattatagattaagctacccggCAGTATAcaaagtagttgaaattagctccaccCTTACCAGatgcagcattaaagtgatgcttgCACATTATTACATCCATAGTTATAATGCAGTGacataatatatatgattctgaaatgggccattcagcataatgagtacttacttttggtactttgagtacattttgatgctaatactttgtgcttttacttaagtaaaaatgtgaatgcagggttttttacttgtaacagagtatttctacaccgtggcattgctactttttcttaatttaaagatctgagtacttcttccaccactgtgtctGAGTAAATATTAAACTGCAGCTAGTATCTTGTTTTGTTACATTGATTTGTTAAAGATGTCAATTCATTCTACACTTGAGCATGAAAGTTCGTTCTTAACATTCGAAAGAGCagcttgacaaaataatcttaactcaaggtccacttgctagctttttcaagagctttcaaccacatctcatggtcttcatcagagAATAGACTTTGCTCAATGGGAgttttctcagttgtcatggagttgGTACACTGAGATGCTTTTGAAAGTTCCTGAAAAAGCTCAGTTGCCATGTGTTGACCTGCTGATGAGGACCATGAGATGAGGTTAAAAACCTCGactgaaaaagctagtaagtggaccttgagttattaaattattttgtcaaaatcatTCTCTTCTCATTCAAGTGTGAGCAATGACCAGCTCCTGTCTTTGTCTTCAAACAAGGAGTCCTACATAAAACATTTAGTGGTAAGATGGTAATACTATAGTAGTAGCTGTAACATACAGGAGTATTCATTGCAGTGATAATAATGGTAGGACTAGTAGCAGTTGTAGTATTAAGATAGGTCTCATCTTTCTAATAATAACACCACAGAGGCATGTGGTTTGGGGGCTTTGTGCTCTGCACAGAGACGGATCAGTGTGTTCTCAGGTCAACtctggtctgcattcctgaccTTCCTTTGTTTGTCCTTAAAATATGTCAGTGAGGAGATTACATTCTTCTAACAGTGTGCTCGACACTCTGGCCTTCCTTCTTCTAAGCATCAGGGACTTGAAACCAGTCTacagaaataatatttttctaTAGGTGGAATTAATGTTTTGAgccaaaaaagacaaattaagtaAGATGGTTAGTTTCTTATGAGCGCTTTTGTGACCTGCTCTACCTTTACTTACACAGTGGAAATTTTAACCAAATCTTTTAATCAAATCCTGTGAGCCCTGTGCAGTGCCCCTGGAAATTAAGAGCCATACAGGCATATAGGATTACTCTGCACATGGAGCTCCAGCTACAgagagctgtttttaaaaaggggtCCCTCTGGGGAAGCTGGACTGTGAGGAAAACCAGACAGAGGAAATCACACCCAGTTGCGCCCAAAGCAGCCAATCTGGCTCCCTCACATCTGCAGAGACATTATCTCTGTAAAAAGTGGCCACGCTTATGGCAGTTACTTTGTGGTTGGTGCAGATGCTGGCTGGAACAAGAGCATTTTAAATGGTAgttaaagacagaaaagacacaGATTGCTACAAAAGGCATTCAGAATATTGAATTCAAGGAACTGCAAATGAAAACAGCCCGACAGTAgattagtttgtgtgtgtgaccctcCTCCCATAAACAGTGTGTCTGAAATAAGATGTTGTATGTCGACACAGCAGAAGagcaaaagtgtatttttttttccaagatTTAAACAAGCTGTATGTCATTTATAAGTCTATTTTTAGTAAAATGGCATCatccaaaacaacacagaatttcaacacaaaaacattttatatcaaCCACCAATTTTATAGATCATGACAGACAAAAGAGTAGATAATGACGACAGTGGCCAGTTCGGACAAACATATTTCATACTTGAGTAGATGACTTCCAGATGGAAGTGGGAGGCGGTGACAGACTTCAGACGCCAATTAACCAGGGCCACTTGACGGGACAGTCAAGTCTGCCACTTGTAGTGCCAACAGCAAACATGGTGACGTAAAGACATGACAGGGGAGGAGGGTCACTTTCCGTTGCGGAAAATCAAAAGTTCAGATTTCAAAGGTTTTCACTGTTTATGTAAACCTCAAGCTTCAAAGGATGGAGATGTTTTTTACAATACTCCACTGTATGGCATTGTATGTCTCATTAGTAAGGTATGCAGTAGAAAACTTCATAAAtatgacatgaaaaacaaaattcttGATTTCATTGTTAAAGACATTGAAACATATGTTGTCTTGCTTAAAAGTAAAAGGGAAAATTAAGATATGTGATGGATATTAAGCATTTATTGTGCTTGAGTAATAACCTAAAATTGTATAAACAACATAATTTAAAccataaagacaaaaacacacacagctatttTATTGATTCAGAGGCCGACAAATCCACTTGGAGGCCTTTTATATTCATATTCTTAAACTCCTCTTCAGAGGTGGCACAGAGGGGCCCATGCAGACATAatttttgttcacatttccattttccCTCCTGACTCAGAGGAATGTGCTGATGTTTTTGTTAGAGCTCCCTTTAATGACACATGTGGGATAACCAAGTGTCAGAGATATTCAAGATACTAATATTCATAAGCCACTATAAACTTTCCAGTTCTTTGTTGAAATGGAgggtcctctctctctcagacacacacacacacacacacacacacacacacacacacacaaatacacactcacacacactataaGCTGCAATAACCCCACTATGAGCCAACATGAAGATACTCTGTCTTCAGGCGGCTCAGTCTGGTACCATGACTGCGGATGATGAGAGACAGCAGCTCTTGTTTATCTTTGAGTCCCGCAGAGATGTCCGTAGTTCCCCTCAGAGCGCCCCTGATGTCACTCACTTGCTTCATTACATAGCCGTTCAGCTGTTGCTCCTCTCTCAGCTCAGTCTCCTGACTTTGTTTAAACTTCACCTCCAGCTCCAGCAGAGACTTGTCCACGTTGGAAAAAGCCTCGCCGATCTGGGAGATCTCCCGCTGGAGGAACTTGCCGTAGCTGTCCTCCCCGTCCAGGTCGTGCGCCACAGTCCGGCCGATGCCCTCCAGCAGCCGCGCCGCGTCCTCCGCCTGCAGCTTGGTGATGATGAAGTCGTCCCGCACCACGGAGTCCCTCTCTTCAGAGGCCCCGCATGGATACACATCCGAGAATTTAAACAGCATCTGACAATCCTCCGGGTCTTCAGTCTCCTCGTAATCCCCGTCCGGAACAAAGAAGTGATGGAAAGTGCCATTGGAGATCTCCGGTTGGAGGGGCCCGGTGTAGACTGCCGGGCAAAATGGTAAAGATGTGACCATGATGAGCAGCAGTGGGACGGGATCCATCAtgcacctcctctctctctctttggcgAACAGCATCTACACTGGCAGCCGGATCCAGCGCACAGTTTTCATCCCGACTCATGTTACACAGTCCCCCGTCACCTAAAAGGCACAGACTGCTTGTTTGAGTCAGGAGGGCCCCTGGTGGCCCCTGGTTACTCCAACCACACAGTGTCAGTGCAGAGTCATGAGGCTGCTTTCCAACAAAAGCTACACAAAACAATATAACTAAGCTTATAGTGTTTCTTATTACCctacattatttatatttgagCAGATAGCCTATAAGTGTTTATCAGATGATTCTGAAGCACGATTTACAACATGAATTTATAAGTTTGGCTCATAAGTgctaaatttgtattttgtctttctcaTACATCACATCGTGCATTTCTATACTATAACACTGATCACATATTGGAGTAAATAAATAGATGAATAAAAATCCCTcatatttaaatacagttaTTCAACATTTCAAGAATGCTACCAGTATATAAACTACAGTACCAAATTTATATtgtcaaaagaagaaaaaagatatTAGTTATAAGTTATTTTAGTTTCTAACAAATCTTGTaagtcatgacaaaaaaaactatacgcaataaaataacaaatgttgtttctttgtcatacaCAGGAATAGGAAGAATAGTTTGTCAAATATGTAACTTCTAACAATAATTTTGGTGAATTTCAACAGAATGGAGCTCTTAGTTGATGGGTTTCCATTGGATTCCCAGACTGTGAGAGTGTAGTTAGAGCTCACTCTGATGACTTCAGTCAGGTGATTACATTACTGCACGGAGGGAGAGTCCCCAGGGCTAAGATCCCCTCTACTGCACATCCTGTCTTGGGTAATTACATCATCACAGGGTGGTCTCAGATACGGCCCTCAGCACATCAGCAAAACTCACACAAACTGGAAACATATGGCAAGGTGTAAACACGGGGCTGGAAATGGCTGGTTTTGTCCTGTATTTGATCCATCCATTCATGTTCCATAGTATTTGGAGCGGGGGGGGCGACACACACAGAAGTTTTGATAGTAGTGTATGAAAATATAGGAGAATGGAAAATCAAATATGTGGCACTTTAATATTGGCAATTTAATATTCTACATACAGGAGTTGTTGTTTCTTCCCTCAAACAATTCTGGTTTAAGAGCCACAAGCAGACTCCAGCAGCAATGAGATAAAAGCAGGGTTTACTTTGTCAATAGGCAGGATACAGGTCGGTAACAGGTAGGCAGTCAGCAGCAAACAAAACCAAGACATAATAGACAATCTGTCAGGAAACAAGGGCTAAAAGGCAGATATAGATACATACTGGGAGCTGATGAGGGAACTGGAAGCAGGCATTCAGGTGGGTGTGGAGGTCAGATGATGTGGAAAGGTGGGAACACAGTAGGGACAACTGCTGGACAGGAAATGTGCCTTTTCCtgagcagacattttgacttgtcacagcaggaaaagcattGATACTGTTAACAATACACTTTTGCATTTAAGTGTATCAGTAAACTATATTAATGAGACTGTAGTAACTATTTGGAGTAAACAATTACTGATTGTAATTTGGCTCTTGAGAGGCTTTCCATAACTACCTAAAAATAGTTCAGTTAACTGAGTAAGAGCCTACGTGAACACCATTCAAGTCCTTTGTACTCTGAGCTGtatttaaaggaccagtgtgtaacatttaggaggagctattggcagaaatggaatataatattcataagtatgttttcattagtgtataatcacctgaaaataagaattgctgCCGCCATGtggcactgccatgtttctacagtagcccagaatggaaaaaccaaacactggctctaaaaCCAAACAGGGCcattggcattttttttttaaaaccaaacaggGCCATTGgcatttttcgcgagtttcacggccactgTAAGTTCTTCTACAcccttggaaggggagggtgatgcgagcggtattcaaatggttgcaaactgcaatttcaccactagatgccactgaATCcaacacactggacctttaaagcagTAATAATTGattgtttggccacttggagtCAGCGGAACAACCTGTAAACAAAATACTGACATATTATCcttttataaagttgttatgcgGAACTTGTTAGCTTATAGTtgcttacacatccagcagatgcagagcaacattagcattcaatttgaagacatgtttctgtgaatgtaagtccaatattcactctccttttagctttgctTTGCTCTCCACCAATTTCCtgaggaaatatctggctctttagctgctaaatgctccactatcaggttcaggttcagttttattgtcattatacaatacaggattacacaatgaaatgcagttgtagccccctccatgctacacacacagaaaatgtattaacagatattcaaatatttatattagaatagaatataaGCAACATAATAGTCAATAAAATAGAACTAACTAAGTAGcactaaaagaagaaataaaaaggaaaacaaaattatatttacagttatgtatatacatatatatatacacacacacacacacatacatacaaaaatatatacaatatgtgtaATATCAGTATAATATTAGTGTTTTAAATTACAGTGCAAATAGAAAGACTTATTATAGTGGGAATTAATGTTCAccagtttttagagctttttcactgaaaacagctgcctcatGTGGCTGGAAATTATGCTGATTAGAGCAGcaagactgaaccaaaacagtaaagttgcagacCCAAAATAATGTGCTGAGAGATAAAATGCTCcacagagctgagaggaactgcagtcGGATGATaaatctctgtgggtttgtaACTATAAACAagccctttcacattacacactgcatttgatctattgttaatacaaaaatattgattattattatgccACTCTATAAATATTATTGAACTAATTTTTTATTACTAAAGAATTGACCTGAAGCTGATCTCTCTGCTGACCAACTTCAGTATTTGCGACAGACACAGTTTGCACCTTctattgcatttattttcaaagtCTCAGTCATGACCCAACAGTAGCTCATGAGAGATCTGTGGAAGTTGTCTCCCTGCCGCACCACAATAATGCAGTCATAACATTCAGTATGAAGTTGTGGAAATATTTTCCAATTGTACTTTAGAACAAGTGTGGGAACCCTTGTAAATgcacatgttttatattttccatcagttttaattttggGTCACCAGAGTGGAGCTCTTAGAACAAAAAAGAGACTTGTTTGTTTGAAAACCACTGTTGTTCTTCTGAACACACTGTTGTATGAAGGATACAGGCAAAGACAGCTTGAGGCTTTGCGGCATGCAggctttctctgtttcttctcaAGTGACACACCTGAATAAATACAGCGTCTCTCAACATAAACACTGATAGAGTAAACTGACCAGCGTGCCAAAGCAGAGCAGGGTACTGGAGGGCAACCTGCCTGAAAGCAGATGTAGCAACAGATGTAATAACAAGTATAATTTAGTGGAGTTGGGAGGGATGTGCTTGTTGATCCTCTACTGTATAatgttgtgtctgtgtatatacGGAGGCCTGAGAGCTGCAGTTTAGACAGATGCCTTTCAGATGGTGGTAATGGGTTTCTTCTCAGTGCTGATGTGGGGGAGCAGGAGGGTCGAGGGCCTGCAGGCTGTGTGGGAGGCTGCAGCTGACTCACAGTCTCACAGTGAATCTTAATGACCTCATGCTCatcacagtgtaaaaaaaaatgaattatttagaTTTGATCATTCATTTCAGAGAAGTTTTAGTCAGTTATTAGTAGCAAAGCAAGGTTTATTTCTGTAGCCCTTTATTAACACAAGGTCTTAGAGGAATTTAGACATCTACCTCTTACTAATCAacaatcaattttttttaaatgcacccAGAGAAAGCCCTGCACAATCCTCTCATCCTGTTATAATTGTAATACTTTActatgttttgatatttttttaatcagcatTTGAATACAGAACTGCTTCAAAGAGACAGATAGTCATGCTTGGCTGATGATGGCTATAACTTTTTGACTTTTGTACTTGCTGTAAATCCTGTCTATAAATATTAGGACTCTGTACAAGGATGAATCTTTAAGAATGTCAAGTGAGTCAAACTCATGACCACCGAGTGATGGCCGTTTAAATGTATCATGTTGGTGTAGTGCCACTTATGAGCAAAAAGTGAATTTTGCATGACGTTGATGTGTCCACATGCCCTTGAGTTTCATATTCAAGAGATGTGTCAGTTTTGTCAAATGAACTGTTTGGCAGCCATACACAGGAAAACACCATGGAATATAAAAATCATCCGAGTATCTTCTGTGCCTAATTTGGCCTCATCATGGTCACAACAGAAGTGGTGAAATGAAGGAATCTGTTTAGttagaaatataaatgtagaaTAATAAATccaaggaaaaaaacaagtttgcTTTTATGTGTAATGATTCAGGAgtaaataactaaaatataAAGTTCTTTATAAACGGTCACATGGTGGCACTTTTCAATCTTGACCAACAccaaaaatgaacattttggcAGTAATCTATATGTTTGTGGGCAAATTAATTCTTCAGCagtatattgttttattcttgCAGATAACATGGCAAATATAGACAGATCACTTCACATAAAGATATTTCCAGAGCAGCTGCAATAGAGAGTGATTACCAAAAAATACATCTATCAAATGCATCAACTGTAAGCATCAGGTTTTGGGTATTTATtccaaagagaaaatgtttttgttaagcCTTCTATTCTGCACCAATGTTCAACACTCACATTGTAATTTCTCCACAACAAGAAACCTCAACAGATTATACAGCCTTAAGACATATAATTTTGTGCTATATTTCACCTACTATAGTATTATAATCACTGTCACAgtattatttttctctctctttttacacATATAAACCTCAGCTGAATGATGACACTTTTATAAGCCCACATAGTCACCATTGTTTAAAGCAATAAGGTCATGAACCTTCTGGAAAGTGGGAGCACTAAAAATGAACCCACTGAAGgttacaaatgttttttcaaaagtGCAAACGAGTGGATTTCTTCATAATGCCCGTGCTGGTGTTATTAAATGGAATAATGCTGATGATAAATAAACCTCTGCTCTCAACTTTGACACCAGTTCTGAGAGACCACACACGTGTTGGACTCtcttctgtggaagcacatgtacagtatgttataatCCAGAGATGCAGCGCCTACCAGGCTTAGACCCTGACTCTGGTCTTCCACTTACAATAAATACATGCAGAATTGTCTTTGTTAACCATCCTCAAATAAAGTCAGATACTCTGCTCATCAGACTGTTGTGTGCTGTTTTCTGCTCCTTGATAAATTTTTCCTGTGCAAAATGTGCAACCGTTTTATATTTCTAAACATTTCTGTTGACATGGCATTAAGAGTTCTCTTGCTGTTTAACTAATGAGTTTAAGTTTCCGGTCTCACCAGCACATGCCTTAGCTTGTCTTCAAATTTCCAAGGGAAGTTTCCAAGTTGATGATTTCTCATTTAAACTGAGGATGTTGACGACCAAGCAAACTAGTTAACTCTTTATTATCACACTCAGCACTGTGGCTGTTAGCATCAGTGTCCTATCAGGACTTTGTGGTGTGTGATTTTCTCCTCCACTGCCAGCAGATGgactaacaaacaaaacttGCTTAATGCTATTTACACATTGACCTGCACTGCAGagcacaaacataaaacagcaaGACGCGTGTGTTGAGGTGGCCAAGCAGACGC from the Siniperca chuatsi isolate FFG_IHB_CAS linkage group LG4, ASM2008510v1, whole genome shotgun sequence genome contains:
- the tmem276a gene encoding transmembrane protein 178B — its product is MAAMRTLTAAGLFLAFCALGLIAVAISTDNWYETDARRHRERCKNYSNKRNDPGYIYISNNNLPLRMLPKEKNVEMKGSSVSGEMQLRAKRHFLPPAPAMESVCSRQYNSTITGLWRKCHREGFDLETEDLIFKGLVPRCTQIKYYYSSSALPRNLPINLTKTIRQDEWHALHLQRMTASFVGMAISIILFGWIIGVLGCCKEHDLMQYVAGLLFLMGGTCCIISLCTCVAGINFELSRYPRYMFGIPEDISHGYGWSMFCAWGGLGLTLLAGFLCTLAPSLYPPHTPVVHKPRQENGCV
- the fibina gene encoding fin bud initiation factor encodes the protein MLFAKERERRCMMDPVPLLLIMVTSLPFCPAVYTGPLQPEISNGTFHHFFVPDGDYEETEDPEDCQMLFKFSDVYPCGASEERDSVVRDDFIITKLQAEDAARLLEGIGRTVAHDLDGEDSYGKFLQREISQIGEAFSNVDKSLLELEVKFKQSQETELREEQQLNGYVMKQVSDIRGALRGTTDISAGLKDKQELLSLIIRSHGTRLSRLKTEYLHVGS